A genomic stretch from Engraulis encrasicolus isolate BLACKSEA-1 chromosome 10, IST_EnEncr_1.0, whole genome shotgun sequence includes:
- the LOC134456381 gene encoding uncharacterized protein LOC134456381: MLVQVELQGKVKWVRVPTNDDRFDYRRFIEEISAKFNLPNGSEVDLKDSSGVDVEEDIFDELLGSATVSFKAFVKNEDNEVFETSFWSEEGTSFSPGSTSSSIESGNTSISTASTVLTESTKAQRRQLIEGPPDSKVAKDLVYVALHHKRGGEEVINEYNRTNGLTDQSRRKLVNILVADMIESHGRVPPVNVRITYALGIVTLFPNLKDKASPTGYEPYYDPRSGQGYLAYRLKTVQRTTSSDFKKRSKPGQQGRPKSLRETSSSEQLLGEECNEAS; encoded by the exons ATGCTCGTCCAGGTGGAGTTGCAGGGTAAAGTGAAGTGGGTACGTGTCCCCACCAATGATGACCGCTTCGACTACAGGAGATTCATTGAAGAGA TTTCAGCTAAATTCAACTTGCCAAATGGATCTGAGGTGGACCTGAAGGACTCCTCGGgagtggatgtggaggaggataTCTTTGATGAGCTACTGGGATCAGCCACTGTGTCTTTCAAGGCATTTGTGAAGAACG AGGATAATGAGGTATTTGAAACCTCTTTCTGGTCGGAGGAGGGGACATCATTTTCTCCTGGGTCTACGTCGTCTTCAATTGAGTCTGGAAATACCTCCATAAGTACAGCCTCCACAGTGCTTACAGAGAGCACCAAAGCACAGAGAAGGCAACTGATTGAGGGACCACCCGacagcaaagtagctaaagaT TTGGTGTATGTAGCTTTGCATCATAAGCGTGGGGGTGAAGAGGTCATCAATGAGTACAACCGGACTAATGGCCTGACTGATCAATCAAGAAGAAAACTTGTCAATATCTTGGTCGCAGATATGATCGAGAGTCACGG GAGGGTACCACCAGTTAATGTCCGCATCACCTACGCGCTTGGAATTGTGACCCTTTTCCCCAATCTGAAGGATAAAGCTTCACCAACTGGCTAT GAGCCTTACTACGATCCTCGCAGTGGGCAGGGTTACCTGGCCTACAGATTGAAAACTGTTCAACGCACTACTTCAAGCGACTTCAAGAAGAGGTCCAAGCCTGGTCAACAAGGACGCCCGAAGAGCCTGCGTGAGACTTCATCATCTGAGCAGCTGTTGGGGGAGGAGTGTAATGAAGCATCCTAG